TGAGTTGTTGTGGTTCTATATTTTTGATAATTTCCGCATCTTGCACTGTAACTTTCATGGTTGTACTCCTTGACCGATACCTTGCATAATTGACTGGAGAGTAGCGACTGTAAATTGATTATTTCTTGGGATGGTGACAGTCACAGTCGATGTGTTTTGTGTTTCTGGCATAACTCGCAATGATAACCAATACCCACAATACCTCATACAAAGTTCTTGTTGTGATTGTTGCACCCACTCGTCTAAGTTGTCAGGAAGTAAAACTACAATTAAGATTCTAGGAACAGCAAAGTCAGCCATTCGTAAATCATTGTAGTTTTTCAGTTTGAGAGGGTAGCGGATAGCGTTATCGTTGAGGA
Above is a window of Nostoc sp. UHCC 0702 DNA encoding:
- a CDS encoding DUF4365 domain-containing protein, which encodes MDINQQKEQFSNAYLQAITSVAGYSLYKPAVDDDSVDWGIAATGIMGRIRAPRLELQLKSTSRDVLNDNAIRYPLKLKNYNDLRMADFAVPRILIVVLLPDNLDEWVQQSQQELCMRYCGYWLSLRVMPETQNTSTVTVTIPRNNQFTVATLQSIMQGIGQGVQP